A single window of Rhizobium indicum DNA harbors:
- a CDS encoding VOC family protein: MSVYATVGAIDSVKSNGFYDASLATIGWSKHEDFPGWRAYSEGGKGEGFVLWVCKPFNGEPASAGNGSMVGFMAKSRAEVDAFYDVAMTNGGTDEGAPDLRPHYGPNWYSAYVRDPAGNKIAVVHNG; encoded by the coding sequence ATGAGTGTCTACGCAACCGTCGGCGCAATCGATTCCGTCAAATCGAATGGCTTCTATGATGCGAGCTTGGCAACGATCGGATGGAGCAAACATGAGGACTTTCCGGGATGGCGCGCCTATTCCGAAGGCGGGAAGGGGGAAGGTTTCGTTCTATGGGTTTGCAAACCGTTCAACGGCGAACCGGCGAGTGCCGGAAATGGCTCGATGGTTGGTTTCATGGCTAAGTCCCGCGCCGAGGTGGACGCTTTTTACGATGTTGCCATGACCAACGGCGGAACGGACGAGGGCGCGCCTGATCTACGTCCGCACTACGGGCCGAACTGGTATTCCGCTTACGTGCGTGACCCCGCCGGAAACAAGATTGCGGTCGTCCACAACGGCTGA
- a CDS encoding argininosuccinate synthase, with protein MTKIEKIVLSYSGGLDTSIILKWLQEVYGCEVVTFTADLGQGEELEPARAKAEMSGVKDIRIVDLREEFVSDFVFPMLRANALYEGQYLLGSSIARPLIAKRLVGIAREVGADAIAHGATGKGNDQIRFELAINALDPSLKVIAPWRQWNIRSRTQLLEYAEKHHIPVPSDKRGEAPFSIDANLLHTSTEGKILENPAEVAPDHVYQRTVDPLDAPDAPEIITIGFEAGDPVSVNGKSMTPAALLSELNGLGGRHGVGRLDLVENRFIGMKSRGIYETPGGTILLAAHRGIESITLDRAAAHLKDEIMPRYAELIYNGFWFAPEREMLQALIDQSQAFVSGEVTVRLYKGSASVISRTSPWSLYSADLVTFEESAVAYDHRDAEGFIRLNGLRLKSWAARNGR; from the coding sequence ATGACGAAGATAGAGAAAATTGTGCTTTCCTATTCGGGCGGGCTGGATACCTCGATCATCCTCAAATGGTTGCAGGAGGTCTACGGATGCGAAGTGGTGACGTTCACCGCCGATCTCGGCCAGGGCGAGGAGCTCGAGCCGGCGCGCGCCAAGGCGGAGATGTCAGGGGTCAAGGACATCCGCATCGTCGATCTGCGCGAGGAGTTCGTCAGCGATTTCGTCTTTCCGATGCTACGGGCGAACGCGCTCTATGAGGGGCAATATCTGCTGGGCAGTTCCATTGCACGGCCGCTGATTGCCAAGCGTCTGGTCGGCATAGCCCGGGAGGTTGGCGCGGATGCCATCGCCCACGGCGCGACGGGCAAGGGCAATGACCAGATCCGGTTCGAGCTGGCCATCAATGCGCTCGATCCGTCGCTTAAGGTCATCGCTCCCTGGCGCCAATGGAACATCCGCTCCCGTACGCAGCTTCTGGAATATGCCGAGAAGCATCACATCCCGGTGCCAAGCGACAAGCGCGGCGAGGCGCCGTTCTCGATCGACGCCAACCTGCTGCACACCTCGACCGAAGGCAAGATCCTCGAAAATCCGGCGGAGGTCGCGCCCGATCATGTCTATCAGCGCACGGTTGATCCGCTCGATGCTCCTGACGCCCCCGAGATCATCACCATCGGTTTCGAGGCAGGTGACCCGGTTTCGGTGAATGGCAAGTCCATGACACCGGCCGCATTGCTGAGCGAACTCAATGGACTGGGCGGCCGGCATGGTGTCGGACGCCTCGATCTGGTCGAAAACCGCTTCATCGGCATGAAGTCGAGGGGAATATACGAGACGCCGGGAGGGACGATCCTCCTCGCCGCCCATCGCGGCATTGAATCGATCACGCTCGATCGCGCCGCGGCGCATCTGAAGGACGAGATCATGCCCCGTTACGCCGAGCTCATCTACAACGGCTTCTGGTTCGCGCCGGAGCGGGAAATGCTGCAAGCCTTGATCGACCAAAGCCAGGCTTTCGTCAGCGGGGAAGTGACTGTGAGGCTCTACAAGGGAAGCGCCTCGGTCATCTCGCGCACCTCTCCCTGGTCACTCTATTCAGCCGACCTCGTCACCTTCGAGGAAAGCGCGGTCGCCTACGATCATCGTGACGCCGAAGGTTTCATCAGGCTTAACGGCTTGCGGCTTAAGAGCTGGGCAGCCCGCAACGGCAGATGA
- a CDS encoding Lrp/AsnC family transcriptional regulator: MPVALDPIDRHILRVLQRDGRISNVDLAKEVGLSPSPCLRRVRLLEEAGIIDRYVAVLDPAKVGAGLTVFARVWFKTQDAEVTLRFAQAVRRFPEVMECYLTTGECDAVLRIVTADLHSYWRFQADHLTRIPSVLSVKTDVPMETLKRSFELPLR; this comes from the coding sequence ATGCCAGTCGCCTTGGATCCGATCGATCGCCATATTCTGCGCGTGCTTCAGCGTGACGGGCGTATTTCGAATGTCGATCTGGCGAAGGAGGTAGGCCTGTCACCGTCACCGTGCCTGCGTCGCGTGCGGCTGCTGGAAGAGGCCGGGATCATCGATCGCTACGTCGCCGTACTGGACCCTGCAAAGGTCGGGGCGGGACTGACGGTTTTTGCCCGCGTGTGGTTCAAGACCCAGGACGCCGAGGTCACGCTCCGGTTCGCCCAAGCCGTCAGGCGGTTTCCCGAGGTGATGGAATGCTATCTAACGACAGGGGAGTGCGACGCCGTGCTTCGGATCGTCACCGCCGATCTGCACAGCTACTGGCGTTTTCAGGCCGATCACCTGACGCGCATTCCGAGTGTCCTCAGCGTCAAAACCGACGTGCCGATGGAAACGCTCAAGCGAAGCTTCGAACTGCCGTTGAGATAG
- a CDS encoding bifunctional helix-turn-helix transcriptional regulator/GNAT family N-acetyltransferase produces the protein MTYDPVSRVRRFNRAVTSEVGALDTSFLGRGRPLGAARVLNSIGRGQSDVAVIRDYLGLDSGLMSRLLRSLEEEGLIETVPNPQDARRRVARLTETGRCEFQAYETLSNAQAKSFLARHRRPDELLRAMDIVASSLRREQIVFEQKDPRHEDASYCLRQYYGELARRFEKGFDVSLSRDPDAEDMIRPRGAFLVAMSDGLPIGCVGLKGNGGEVAEIKRLWVAPSARGLGLATRLMTAAENVARELSIKLLRLDTNSALPEATQLYRGTGWSEIDRFNDDPYPDTFFEKRL, from the coding sequence ATGACCTACGATCCTGTCTCTCGTGTCCGTCGCTTCAACCGTGCCGTCACCTCCGAAGTTGGCGCTCTCGATACGTCTTTCCTCGGACGCGGCCGTCCGCTGGGTGCTGCCCGCGTCCTCAATTCGATCGGGCGGGGGCAATCGGATGTTGCGGTGATCCGCGATTATCTCGGTCTCGACTCTGGCTTGATGAGTCGCCTGCTGCGCAGTCTGGAAGAGGAGGGACTCATTGAGACGGTGCCGAACCCTCAGGACGCGCGTCGCCGCGTTGCCAGGCTGACCGAAACCGGCCGTTGCGAGTTTCAGGCTTATGAAACGCTTTCCAATGCGCAGGCGAAATCGTTTCTGGCGCGCCATCGTCGCCCGGACGAATTGCTGCGCGCCATGGATATCGTCGCTTCTTCGCTGAGACGTGAGCAGATCGTGTTCGAGCAGAAAGACCCGCGACACGAGGACGCCAGCTATTGTCTCCGTCAATACTACGGCGAACTTGCACGCCGCTTCGAGAAGGGTTTCGATGTATCGCTTTCTCGCGATCCCGACGCCGAGGATATGATCCGTCCGCGCGGTGCGTTCCTGGTGGCCATGTCGGATGGCCTGCCGATCGGTTGTGTCGGGCTGAAGGGCAACGGCGGCGAAGTCGCGGAGATCAAAAGGCTCTGGGTTGCTCCATCCGCGCGTGGCCTTGGGCTCGCAACGCGTCTTATGACGGCCGCCGAGAACGTCGCCCGCGAGTTATCCATCAAGCTCCTGCGTCTGGATACAAATAGCGCGCTGCCCGAGGCGACGCAGCTTTATCGTGGAACCGGCTGGAGTGAGATCGATCGTTTCAATGACGATCCGTACCCGGACACGTTCTTTGAGAAACGCCTTTAA
- a CDS encoding aldo/keto reductase produces the protein MQYRTLGRTGIKVSPYCLGAMMFGAAGNPDHEDSIRIIHKALDAGVNFIDTADIYSRGESEEIVGKALKGRRDDVVLATKAHLPMGDDPNRQGNSRRWLIRAVEDSLRRLQTDHIDLYLIHRPAPDTDIEETLSTLTDLIRTGKVRAVGSSTFPVSEIIEAQWVSERRDLARFRAEQPPYSILNRGIEREVLPACERYGMGAMVWSPLAMGMLTGKYRKGAPQPDSARAKRFPKQMNDERRLDAVERLIPLAQQAGLSLAHMAMAFAIAHPAVTSAIIGPRTMEHFDDLLAGAGVSLTDEILDRIDAIVPPGTDTGPLEAAYNPPAVTQPNLRRRPITERFAA, from the coding sequence ATGCAATACCGCACGCTTGGAAGAACCGGCATCAAGGTCAGCCCCTATTGCCTCGGCGCGATGATGTTTGGCGCCGCCGGCAATCCCGACCACGAGGATTCGATCCGGATCATCCACAAGGCTCTCGATGCCGGCGTCAACTTCATCGATACTGCCGATATCTACAGCCGCGGCGAATCCGAGGAGATCGTCGGCAAGGCGCTCAAGGGACGGCGCGACGACGTCGTGCTCGCCACCAAGGCGCATCTGCCGATGGGCGACGACCCGAACCGACAGGGCAATTCGCGCCGCTGGCTGATCCGCGCAGTCGAGGATTCGCTCCGTCGCCTGCAGACCGACCATATCGATCTCTACCTGATCCACCGGCCGGCACCCGATACCGATATCGAGGAGACGCTATCGACCCTCACCGACCTGATACGGACGGGCAAGGTGCGCGCCGTGGGATCGTCGACCTTCCCCGTCTCGGAGATTATCGAGGCGCAATGGGTTTCCGAGCGCCGTGATCTGGCACGTTTCCGCGCCGAGCAGCCGCCCTATTCGATCCTGAACCGCGGCATCGAACGCGAGGTTCTACCCGCCTGCGAACGTTACGGAATGGGCGCAATGGTGTGGAGCCCGCTGGCGATGGGCATGCTCACAGGCAAATATCGCAAGGGCGCACCGCAACCCGACAGCGCCCGCGCCAAACGCTTCCCCAAGCAGATGAACGACGAGCGCCGGCTGGACGCGGTCGAACGGCTCATCCCGCTCGCGCAGCAGGCAGGTCTTTCGCTGGCGCACATGGCGATGGCCTTTGCTATCGCCCATCCCGCCGTCACCTCGGCGATCATCGGCCCGCGCACGATGGAGCACTTCGACGATCTGCTTGCCGGCGCCGGGGTAAGCCTGACGGACGAAATCCTCGACCGGATCGACGCGATCGTCCCGCCCGGCACCGACACCGGCCCGTTGGAGGCGGCCTATAACCCGCCTGCGGTAACGCAGCCGAACCTGCGCCGCCGCCCGATAACGGAGCGCTTCGCCGCCTGA
- a CDS encoding TetR/AcrR family transcriptional regulator produces the protein MMSDERKEQEDGWKPGERVDRRVRADAKRNLDGLLQAALTVFATSGVDAPVREIAEKAGVGIGTVYRHFPERSDLVVAVFRREIDACADSAPILAAEYAPGEALARWMQRFVDFIAAKRGLAAALHSGNPAFDALPAYFQQRLQPALRSLLDAAAAAGEVRTDIAAEDLLNAAASLSMHAYAQGSEHARRMVSLLVDGLRYGAVQR, from the coding sequence ATGATGAGCGACGAGAGGAAAGAGCAGGAAGACGGCTGGAAGCCCGGGGAAAGGGTGGACAGGCGCGTGCGCGCCGACGCCAAGCGCAATCTCGATGGGCTGCTTCAGGCGGCATTGACGGTGTTTGCGACCTCCGGCGTCGATGCCCCGGTGCGTGAGATCGCGGAGAAGGCTGGTGTCGGCATCGGCACCGTTTACCGGCATTTTCCCGAGCGTTCCGACCTCGTCGTCGCCGTCTTCCGCCGCGAAATCGACGCCTGCGCCGACTCTGCGCCGATCCTTGCCGCCGAATATGCGCCGGGCGAGGCGCTAGCCAGATGGATGCAGCGTTTCGTGGATTTCATCGCGGCCAAGCGCGGGCTTGCGGCGGCCCTGCACTCCGGCAATCCGGCCTTCGATGCCTTGCCCGCCTACTTCCAGCAGCGGCTGCAGCCGGCCCTTCGCTCGCTTCTCGACGCCGCCGCTGCCGCCGGCGAGGTCCGCACCGATATCGCCGCCGAGGATCTTTTGAATGCGGCCGCAAGTCTCAGCATGCACGCCTACGCCCAAGGGTCCGAACATGCCCGGCGCATGGTGTCCCTGCTGGTCGACGGGCTGCGCTACGGCGCCGTACAGCGGTGA
- a CDS encoding O-methyltransferase, producing the protein MTTLTTAPLAPLLDGLFEEADTATSPAMSGLSGDERMRLIGSKTEYLDLYGRLKDLWLPVSREAGVLLYMLARSSRARTIVEFGTSFGISTLHLAAALRDNGGGRLITSEFEPSKLARARANLTAGRLIDLVEIREGDALETLSTDLPETIDLLFLDGAKALYRDILELVEDRLRPGALIVADNADLCPEYLARVRSPAAGYLSTPFEEEIELSMRT; encoded by the coding sequence ATGACAACATTGACCACCGCCCCGCTGGCGCCCCTGCTCGACGGCCTGTTCGAGGAGGCTGATACGGCGACAAGCCCTGCAATGTCGGGGCTGTCAGGCGATGAGCGGATGCGCCTGATCGGCAGCAAGACCGAATATCTCGACCTTTACGGGCGCCTGAAGGATCTTTGGCTTCCCGTCTCCAGAGAGGCCGGCGTGCTGCTCTACATGCTGGCGCGAAGCAGCCGCGCACGAACGATCGTCGAATTCGGCACATCCTTCGGCATCTCGACCCTCCATCTCGCAGCCGCGCTGCGCGACAATGGCGGCGGCCGGCTGATCACCAGCGAGTTCGAGCCGTCGAAGCTGGCCCGCGCCCGCGCCAACCTGACGGCCGGCCGCCTCATCGACCTCGTCGAGATCCGTGAAGGCGATGCCCTTGAGACCCTGAGTACGGATCTCCCGGAAACGATCGACCTGCTCTTCCTCGACGGAGCCAAGGCGCTCTATCGCGATATTCTGGAACTGGTGGAAGACCGCCTGAGGCCGGGCGCCCTCATCGTCGCCGACAATGCCGACCTCTGCCCGGAATACCTCGCCCGCGTGCGCTCGCCCGCGGCTGGCTACCTCTCGACGCCATTCGAAGAGGAAATCGAGCTGTCGATGCGGACCTGA
- a CDS encoding TetR family transcriptional regulator, which yields MTERPRARISSRKQPKQARSAELVAAILDAAAQVLAREGAQRFTTARVAERAGVSIGSLYQYFPNKAAILFRLQSDEWRQTTDMLGGILADAQRPALERLRRLVHAFLRSECEEAAMRVALHDAAPLYRDAPEAQAARASGDRIVDVFMQEVLPCATEATRALAGDLITTTLGTVGKQFSEAPRSPAEIDAYADAMADMFCAYLERLRSGRGGA from the coding sequence ATGACCGAACGTCCAAGAGCCCGGATTTCCTCACGAAAACAGCCCAAACAGGCCCGTTCGGCAGAGCTCGTGGCGGCGATCCTGGATGCCGCTGCTCAGGTTTTGGCGCGGGAAGGCGCCCAGCGCTTCACGACGGCGCGGGTGGCCGAAAGGGCCGGCGTCAGCATCGGATCGCTGTACCAATATTTCCCCAACAAGGCGGCGATCCTCTTTCGGCTGCAAAGCGACGAATGGCGGCAGACGACGGACATGCTCGGCGGCATCCTTGCCGATGCGCAAAGGCCGGCGCTCGAAAGGCTGCGCCGCCTCGTTCATGCCTTCCTCCGCTCGGAATGCGAGGAGGCGGCGATGCGCGTGGCGCTCCATGATGCCGCGCCTCTTTATCGCGACGCACCGGAGGCACAGGCGGCGAGGGCATCGGGAGACCGCATCGTCGATGTGTTCATGCAGGAAGTGCTGCCTTGCGCGACGGAGGCGACCCGGGCACTTGCGGGCGATTTGATCACTACGACGCTTGGCACTGTGGGCAAGCAATTCTCGGAGGCTCCGCGGAGCCCTGCCGAGATCGACGCCTATGCCGACGCCATGGCCGACATGTTTTGCGCCTACCTCGAACGGCTTCGGTCTGGCCGGGGCGGGGCATAA
- a CDS encoding dihydrofolate reductase family protein, with protein MSKVRVAAFSLSVDGFGAGPEQSMNDPLGKRGTEMFEWFFRTRTFRAMIGKDGGSEGVDEGYAARGMANFGAFILGRNMFGPIRGDWPDDAWKGWWGPNPPYHAPTYILTHYPREPIVMEGGTTFHFITGGVEEALDKAKAAAGGKDVKIGGGVSTVRQYLQAGLIDELHFAISPVVLGKGEAMFTGIDLPALGFRVAEHVATEHATHIVLAK; from the coding sequence ATGTCCAAGGTGCGTGTCGCAGCATTTTCCCTTTCCGTGGATGGTTTCGGCGCCGGGCCGGAGCAAAGCATGAACGATCCGCTGGGCAAGCGGGGAACGGAGATGTTCGAATGGTTTTTCCGTACCCGCACCTTCCGCGCGATGATCGGAAAGGACGGCGGTTCTGAAGGCGTCGACGAGGGTTATGCGGCCCGCGGCATGGCGAATTTCGGCGCCTTCATTCTCGGACGCAACATGTTCGGCCCTATCCGCGGCGATTGGCCGGATGATGCCTGGAAGGGCTGGTGGGGACCGAACCCGCCCTATCACGCGCCGACCTATATCCTGACGCATTATCCCCGCGAACCCATCGTCATGGAAGGCGGCACGACGTTTCACTTCATTACCGGCGGCGTCGAGGAAGCGCTTGACAAGGCGAAGGCTGCGGCCGGCGGCAAGGATGTGAAAATCGGCGGCGGCGTCAGCACCGTCCGTCAGTATCTGCAGGCCGGCCTGATCGACGAACTGCATTTCGCCATCTCCCCCGTCGTCCTCGGCAAGGGCGAAGCAATGTTCACAGGCATCGACCTCCCGGCCCTCGGCTTCCGCGTCGCCGAGCATGTCGCAACCGAACACGCCACGCATATCGTGCTGGCGAAATAA
- a CDS encoding winged helix-turn-helix transcriptional regulator: MDIELRSGCPINLTMEVLGDRWSLIIIRDIMFGNRRHFRDLLTHSEEGIASNILAARLKRLLSLGFISKRDDPSHSQKAIYSLAEPAIQLVPVFAMIGAWGRRHLPVSEELSIRAQLLEEGGSPLWGEFMEDLRQIHIVDPIGGANGTCTSPVLAKLTAAFLEVRARSLSQAS; the protein is encoded by the coding sequence GTGGATATTGAACTGCGGTCGGGCTGCCCGATCAACCTGACGATGGAAGTGCTGGGCGATCGGTGGAGCCTCATCATCATCAGGGACATCATGTTCGGCAACCGCCGCCATTTCCGCGATCTCCTAACCCATTCGGAAGAGGGGATTGCCTCCAACATTCTGGCCGCCAGGCTGAAGCGTCTGCTCTCGCTCGGATTCATCAGCAAGCGGGACGACCCCAGCCACAGCCAGAAAGCGATCTACAGCCTGGCGGAGCCAGCGATCCAGCTCGTGCCCGTCTTTGCCATGATCGGCGCCTGGGGACGACGGCATCTGCCTGTGAGCGAGGAGTTGAGCATTCGCGCGCAGCTTCTCGAAGAAGGCGGGTCGCCGCTGTGGGGCGAGTTCATGGAGGATCTCCGGCAGATCCACATCGTCGATCCGATCGGTGGCGCCAACGGTACATGCACCTCACCCGTACTGGCCAAGCTGACGGCTGCGTTCCTCGAGGTCCGCGCGAGATCGTTGTCGCAGGCATCCTGA
- a CDS encoding ABC transporter permease yields the protein MLIHHLRVLPLLVRMHVRSQMEYCGAFWLDRLAQILSYGSVFATIGILLARFDTLGGWTWPELALLFSFQLLAYSLGAAMSFVQLRDLEELVRLGTFDTLLVKPFSPWAYLVFSGLNIGYTGHVILAVALMGWAVLSVDFVWSVWSASFLIAALISATLLTAALITMIGATALIWVRSNHLFSIFFGFWDLTRYPLNIFPGGIQTILITAVPLALTSSVPVGALLGKPIPSLGDWAGLASLVAGPIWVLIAIVHWRYATGKYQGAGG from the coding sequence GTGCTCATTCATCACCTACGCGTCCTTCCGCTGCTGGTCCGAATGCATGTCCGCTCCCAGATGGAATATTGCGGCGCTTTCTGGCTCGACCGTCTTGCGCAGATCCTTTCCTATGGCAGCGTCTTCGCCACCATCGGCATCCTGCTCGCCCGCTTCGACACGCTCGGAGGCTGGACCTGGCCGGAGCTTGCCCTGCTCTTTAGTTTCCAACTGCTAGCTTATTCGCTGGGTGCTGCCATGAGTTTCGTGCAATTGCGCGACCTCGAAGAACTGGTGCGGCTCGGCACTTTCGACACACTGTTGGTCAAGCCTTTCAGCCCTTGGGCCTATCTGGTCTTTTCCGGCCTCAATATCGGCTATACCGGCCACGTTATCCTCGCGGTGGCGCTGATGGGCTGGGCCGTTCTGTCCGTCGACTTCGTCTGGTCGGTCTGGTCCGCCTCGTTCCTTATTGCCGCGCTCATCAGCGCGACGCTGCTGACCGCTGCCCTCATTACCATGATCGGCGCTACGGCGCTGATCTGGGTGCGCTCCAACCACCTGTTCTCGATCTTCTTCGGCTTTTGGGATTTGACGCGCTACCCGCTCAACATTTTCCCCGGCGGCATCCAGACCATCCTCATCACCGCGGTCCCGCTGGCCCTCACCAGTTCTGTCCCCGTCGGCGCCCTGCTCGGCAAGCCCATCCCGAGCCTCGGGGACTGGGCCGGGCTTGCATCCCTTGTGGCCGGTCCAATCTGGGTGTTGATAGCAATCGTTCACTGGCGCTACGCCACCGGCAAATACCAGGGTGCCGGCGGCTGA
- a CDS encoding ABC transporter permease produces the protein MSAYFAFARSSFHSQLAYRNEVWANIFGKLVQVFARVAIWQAAYAGVSAIVVDGVSLQQMVTYALLGGAVLGATRPERIIGEIGRSLKTGDIAVWLLKPLSYPLYLFANECGSFGYRLMTQVIPTIAFTALFYGMLPPASLFDGLMFIAFWALSFTLLFLMSALFGLVAFWLMTSFSLDWILGALLQLFSGLLIPFWFFPEPLATIARHLPFAWVVYYPNAVYLGRLSTADVWLHFGLGLAWAALFLTGVLWLWRCASGRITVQGG, from the coding sequence AGTATGGGCCAATATCTTCGGCAAACTCGTGCAGGTCTTCGCGCGTGTCGCCATCTGGCAGGCGGCCTATGCCGGCGTCAGCGCAATCGTGGTCGACGGCGTTTCCCTGCAGCAGATGGTGACCTATGCCCTGCTCGGCGGCGCTGTGTTGGGCGCAACCCGCCCTGAAAGGATCATCGGCGAGATCGGCCGGTCGCTGAAGACAGGCGATATCGCGGTCTGGCTGCTCAAGCCCTTGTCCTATCCGCTCTATCTCTTCGCCAACGAATGCGGCAGCTTCGGCTATCGCCTGATGACCCAGGTCATTCCGACCATCGCCTTCACCGCGTTGTTTTACGGCATGCTGCCGCCGGCAAGCCTATTCGATGGCCTGATGTTCATCGCCTTCTGGGCGCTATCCTTTACGCTGCTGTTCCTGATGTCGGCGCTCTTCGGCCTCGTCGCCTTCTGGCTGATGACAAGTTTCTCGCTGGACTGGATCCTGGGCGCCCTGCTGCAATTGTTCTCGGGCCTGCTGATACCGTTCTGGTTCTTCCCCGAACCGCTGGCCACGATTGCCCGCCACCTGCCCTTCGCCTGGGTGGTCTATTATCCCAATGCGGTCTATCTCGGCAGGCTTTCCACGGCCGATGTCTGGCTCCATTTCGGCCTGGGCCTTGCCTGGGCCGCGTTGTTCCTTACCGGCGTCCTCTGGCTGTGGCGCTGTGCCTCCGGCCGCATTACCGTGCAGGGAGGTTGA